Part of the Desulfuromonadaceae bacterium genome, GACTGGATGACGAGTACATGTGCAAGCTGGGATAACTGACGCATTTGATGCTTTAAATCAAGAGGCGGCTGTCAATATACAGATACCTACCGTACTTTTTTGAACGAAAGCGTACGAGATAAACTAAATTCAATTAAAGGATGGATTTATGACCTACGGAAATACCTACGAGCTGATTAGTGACTCTTTGAAAAGTTTGCAACGTTCTGGTGTTATCCCTGATTCAATGGATCTTGTTGCCGAAGCCGTTATTTTGGGGATGGGATCCGAGCTTGATTCTCTCGGTTTCGTTAGTTTTATTTCAGAGTTGGAGGAACGTTTGTCGGCTGCGATCGGCAAAGAAATATATCTCATTCTCGATGATATTCATTCGTTTAACGAAGATAAATCGTTTCTTAATGTCGAAACTTTGGCTAGGTTCATTGTTACATTGACGCAAGAAACGGAACAATAAGGTGCAAACAGAGCGTCCAGTTATGGTAATAACGGGCACACGTAAAGGTATTGGTCATGGAATGGCCAAGTACTTTCTTGCGCACGGCTTTAATGTGGCCGGTTGCAGTCGTGGTAACGCTACGATTGAGGATGAAAATTATTTTCATTCCCTTGTTGACATTGGTGAAGAAGGACAGACGCGGAGTTGGGTCAGGGCTGTAAAAAATAGATTTAAGCGAGTTGATGTGTTGGTGTGTAACGCTGGCCATGCACCGGCAAATCTTTTAATGACGATGACTTCTGGTACGGTTCTTATGGATTTGTTGAAGGTTAATCTTGCTGGTAGCTACTATGTTTGTCGTGAAGTATCAAAAGTCATGTTGCTTCAGCGCTCAGGTAGAATTATTACGACATCTTCTATGGCTGTTGGCCTCCATGAAGAAGGTACTTCTGCCTATTCTGCATCAAAATCAGCAATAGTAGAGATGACAAAAATTAT contains:
- a CDS encoding SDR family oxidoreductase → MAKYFLAHGFNVAGCSRGNATIEDENYFHSLVDIGEEGQTRSWVRAVKNRFKRVDVLVCNAGHAPANLLMTMTSGTVLMDLLKVNLAGSYYVCREVSKVMLLQRSGRIITTSSMAVGLHEEGTSAYSASKSAIVEMTKIMAKELAPAGITCNVIAPSILMTDAVDALGDEIVQRVLNKLTIRRAVTVEEVCNIVSFFSAPESRCITGQVIHMGLVC